In Montipora capricornis isolate CH-2021 chromosome 4, ASM3666992v2, whole genome shotgun sequence, a single genomic region encodes these proteins:
- the LOC138047466 gene encoding myb-like protein X has translation MIFLDAENKVVLEEDVSEKSMEEICQILEKHGMAKSKEARSEVPEEPWEDEPEEPDEPWEEEEDRDLEDEEGTEWPETEEFEEEEEGGDTTEHTEL, from the exons ATGATATTTTTGGATGCTGAGAATAAAGTTGTTCTG GAGGAGGATGTTTCGGAGAAGAGTATGGAGGAGATCTGTCAGATTCTGGAAAAACATGGCATGGCAAAATCCAAGGAGGCAAGAAGTGAAGTGCCTGAGGAACCGTGGGAAGATGAACCAGAGGAGCCTGATGAACCATGGGAAGAGGAGGAAGATAGAGATCTTGAGGATGAGGAAGGAACTGAATGGCCTGAAACAGAAGAATttgaagaagaggaagaggGTGGTGATACTACCGAACACACAGAACTCTAA
- the LOC138047464 gene encoding sn-1-specific diacylglycerol lipase ABHD11-like has protein sequence MGHFRLNKLLSFVDKRRVFFGCRCIAVVHNVLHCSSLNASSPVRIAYDHTDASSDGEDLPPLVILHGLFGSKTNWRTLAKRFHKDTGRKILTIDARNHGESEHSTEMNYHVQALDVCNLFQELELPKAVVMGHSMGGKTAMTLALSHPEYVHSLIVVDMSPTKQTLDDDIPRYLTAKRNMNLNLVKNKQDAERLLMDVVPNAFLRSFFLTNLVKGETGFKWRINLEAIENNISEVSGFPTQFPHQKYNGRTLFIGGSRSDYIQAEEFAGIQKLFPRADLKFIPDSGHWPHAEKPLEFAKTVTEFLDECLQDHNEFQDEN, from the exons ATGGGCCATTTCAGACTAAATAAATTGCTTTCTTTCGTTGATAAGCGAAGAGTTTTCTTTGGATGTCGATGTATAGCAGTAGTTCACAACGTTTTACATTGTAGCTCTTTAAATGCAAG ttcacCAGTTAGAATAGCTTATGACCATACTGATGCAAGTTCTGATGGAGAAGACTTGCCTCCTTTGGTGATTCTTCATGGACTATTTGGATCTAAAACAAATTGGAGAACGCTAGCAAAACGCTTCCATAAGGACACTGGAAGAAAG ATTCTAACCATAGATGCAAGAAATCATGGGGAAAGTGAGCACAGTACGGAAATGAATTACCATGTTCAGGCTTTGGATGTGTGTAATCTATTTCAAGAACTTGAGCTTCCAAAGGCTGTTGTGATGGGGCACAGTATGGGTGGAAAAACAGCTATGACGTTGGCCTTATCTCATCCAGAATATGTACACAGTCTCATAGTTGTTGATATGTcgccaacaaaacaaacattagATGATGATATTCCACGGTACTTAACAGCAAAACGAAACATGAACTTAAATCTTGTCAAAAACAAGCAAGATGCTGAACGGTTGTTGATGGATGTTGTTCCA AATGCATTTTTGAGGTCATTTTTCTTAACAAACCTTGTGAAAGGTGAAACTGGATTCAAATGGAGAATAAATTTAGAAGCCATAGAAAATAACATCTCTGAAGTGTCAGGTTTTCCAACACAATTTCCACATCAGAAGTACAATGGAAGAACGCTTTTTATTGGTGGTAGCAGATCAGACTATATTCA GGCTGAAGAATTTGCTGGTATACAGAAACTTTTTCCAAGAGCTGACCTAAAATTTATCCCAGACAGTGGACACTGGCCTCATGCAGAAAAACCATTGGAATTTGCAAAAACTGTAACAGAGTTCCTTGATGAATGCCTTCAAGATCATAATGAATTTCAAGATGAAAACTGA